Genomic DNA from Gallaecimonas pentaromativorans:
GGTCGCCGCACAGCTTCTCGAAATACGGCACCGGTTCGAGGGTTTCTTCGTTGCGGTACATGCCCACCACCGAGACCCGGGCAGAAGGAATGTGCTCCAGCACCCCGTCCATCATGCCAAGACCGGCGCGCAGAATAGGCACCACTGTGACTTTTTTGCCCTTGAGCTGCTCAATCTCCACCGGGCCGTTCCAGCCTTCGATGGTGACGGTTTCCAACTCGAAATCCTTGGTGGCCTCATAGGTGAGCAGGCTGCCCACTTCGGCGGCCAGTTCACGAAAGCGCTTGGTGCTGATGTCAGCTTCACGCATCAGGCCCAGTTTGTGTTGGACCAGGGGGTGTTTGACTTCGCAGATCTTCATTCGAGCGCTCCCATTTCTTTTTACCGGCACAAAACCGGCCAATTTTACCTTTTGCGGCCATGGGGAACAACGGAAAAAGCCGCGAGGAAAACGTTTCAACTTAAGCCCGGCCCGGCTACAATACGCCCCGCCCAAAAACCCCCAATTTGCCCTCGAGGAAGACGATGAGCGAAAAACGCACGTCCCTGTCCTATAAAGACGCCGGTGTAGACATTGATGCAGGTAACGCCCTGGTAGAACGGATCAAAGGTGTGGCCCGCCGCACCAGCCGCCCTGAAGTAATGGGGGGCCTGGGTGGTTTTGGCGCCCTGTGTCAGATCCCCAGCGGCTACCAGGAGCCGGTGCTGGTTGCCGGCACCGACGGCGTCGGCACCAAGCTGCGCC
This window encodes:
- the upp gene encoding uracil phosphoribosyltransferase; amino-acid sequence: MKICEVKHPLVQHKLGLMREADISTKRFRELAAEVGSLLTYEATKDFELETVTIEGWNGPVEIEQLKGKKVTVVPILRAGLGMMDGVLEHIPSARVSVVGMYRNEETLEPVPYFEKLCGDLEERVALVVDPMLATGGSMVATIDLLKKRGCQHIKVLVLVAAPEGIKALEAAHNDVELYTASVDKCLNEDGYIIPGLGDAGDKIFGTK